One Chloroflexota bacterium genomic window, ATCTTCAGGAAAACGCATCGCTTGATGCGCGCGCAAGGCTTCGATAATCAGCGGATGAGTCTGGGTCGGCAGATTTTCGTGGCGCGCCCCTTGCGCGGTCGCCAGGCATTTTAGTTCGAGCCGCGATTGGTCTTCGTTCCACAAACCGAGCGCCGCCAGATCGGACGACAACAATTTACGCGCCAGACTCACGGTCGCGCCAAGCACATCCTCCACGTTTTCCAAATCGGCAACGCGACGACTGATGCTGACCAAACCTTCCGTCCAGTTCTCGGCGATTTCACGTTCCGCGCGTTGCGCGGACAGAGCCGTCGTTTGATCGCGTTCGTGTTCGAGTTGCAGCGCGTGTAACTGCTGTTCCCGTTCGACCTCGAACACATCGAGCGCGCGCACGACGAAAAACGCGACAGCAATCGCCGATAGCGCGCGCCACATTTGAACGGGCAACCCCGTCAATTGCCGGACACTTTCATAATTGACCCAGGGGGCGAGTCCGTACGGCGCCGTCGGCACGACCAAGCCGGCGGCGATGCCGTTGAACAGAAACGCGACTGCCGCGCCAAACATCAAACGCCGCGCTTGGACAATTCCGCCGCGCGACAATCCGCGCCATTGGCGGACGAATCCAAACACCGCCAAGAGACAGCCGGGAAAATAAAGCAAGTACCGCGACCAGACATCCGTCGCGATTTTGAGCATGCCGCCGCTCGCCGCCACCGTCAACGCGTACGCGACCAAAAACGCGAGCGGCACCAGAAGCGCCACCGGCACAAACGCGAGCCATTCCGGCAATGGACCGGCTTCGCTTACCAGTCCAACTCCAAACCGGATCAAGCAGAGCGCCGAAAGGGGCAACAAGATCATTCGCGCGCCAGTTAAGAATCCATGCGGCGCACCGTCAAGATAGACCATCATGAACATGTCGCACCACTCGACCGCGCTGTGGACTAGCCCAAACGCTGCGAGCCAGGGCAAATGACGACTGAGCACGAGTTCGCTACTGCGCCGCGCTTCGAGTGCGACGGCGAGACCCATCGCAAAAAATGCCGCACCGTAAAAGAAATAAACCGCGAGCATTACAACGACCTCGCCGGCAAATAACCCGGTCCATACTCCAAATCCAACCAGGTATCGCTGAGATGAATCAATGCGTCGAAAAACGGACTGGGCGCGCGATCCGACACGCGCCGACAAAATTCCGGAAACCAGCGTCCCAGGTGATCGTCGAGAAAGGTGCGTTCCTGCAATCGCAATTGCCGCGCCGATTCCGACGCGTTGACTTGCCACACGTCGGATTCGCGCGCGCACAAAAACGCCATGAATTCCAGTTCGACGGGGAGCAGGTCTTCTTGATTTTCACGCGGCGCTACGCCAAATTGTCCATAGTGTTGGCGAAGCGAACTCGCAAGTTCGTTCGCCGTTTCCAGGAGCGCCGATGCTTCGCGCCACCGGTACGCCGATTCCCGCATGGGGACGCGATCAATGCTTTTGCCAAACAACCGTTGATAATCGTTCTCCAGATCGGTCAAGGTGAGCGTGGTGCATTCGCGCAACTTGGTCAAACTCGCCAGAAATTTTTTGCGATCCTCACCGAACCAGACGGTCGCGAGCAAAATTTCTTCGACCAACCGACCGGAATTCACCGCCGACACGAGTTCAGGATCGGGCGCATAGAAACTCAGGGCGAGCCAGCGATAGACCTGACTGCGTCCGCGCGCAACCTGATGCAGAATCGCACAGGCGCGCAATGTTGGATCGGTTTCGATGGTGTTCGCGGTTGGAGTAATCATGTCAAGTAATAGACCGATGGTTCGGTTCCTTTTTCGACGAGTAACTGAAAGTGCAAACGCGCGGCAAGCAATTGCGCGACCTCGCTTGTCGGATCGTTGAGATCGCCAAACTTGCGCGCTTGTACCGGGCACACATCCACGCACGCCGGATTTTCGCTGCGCGCAAGCCGATGCGCGCAGAACGTACATTTTTCGACAGTGTGCGCGCGATGCACGAGCGGATTGTCGCCGGTCGGAAACGGCAGGGCGTAACGCGGTTGTTCATCGGCGAACACGCGCACGCTCGTGAACGGACACACCATCATGCACGAGCGACAGCCGATGCACAGCCCAGGGTCTTGCACGACCACGCCATCTTGCTCACGACGACTCGTCGCCGTGGAAGGACACACGTCCACGCACGGACCTTGCGCGCAATGTTGGCACGCGAGCGGCAGATATTCGAGACGCAAATCCGGATAATTGCCGGCGGGCAGATCGTCGCCGTTCCCGCCAATGGTGACGACGCGCGTCCACCACACACCTTCGGGCAAATTATTTTCCTGCTTGCACGCGACCGAACACGTGTTACAACCCGTGCACAGTCGAAGGTCAATCAGCATCACGTATCTAATCATTCGCGTTCACCTCTGCGCGCACGACCTCGACCAATACATCGGACAACGACGTGCTCACCCCGAACGCGTTCGTCGCATTGCCGCCGCTGTACGTCAGCGATTGCGGGTGTCCCGCCTTGAAATCCTTGGACTGCCAACCCTGGGTCAGATAGACCGTGCCCGGCGGAACAGTTTGATTGAGCCGCGCGCGCAGAACGACGAACCCGCGTTCGTTGAACAAGCGCACCCAATCACCATCCTGGATTTGCCGCGCGGCGGCGACCGAGGGATGCATCGCCGCGCGGGGTTCGCGATCGAGTTCGCGCAACCACGGCGCGTCGCTAAAGGTCGAGTGAACGCGATAGCGGCTGTGTTCGGTGATGCAAACCAACGGATAGCGGAGAATTTGTTCGCCTTCGGGATCAGCTTCGCCGGGCGGCTCGTAATTCGGCAACGCCGTGTTGAATGGCAACAAGCGTTCGACGTAGAACTCGACGCGCCCGGTCGGCGTGTTGAATTTCCAGTCGCGATGCGCGACCTGGGGTTCCGCCGGCACATTCCGACGCAATACGCCGCGCGCACACAACTCATCGAACGAAAGTGTGTTCGTCGTTTCATCGGACGCGGCGAGAATTTCTGCGAGGTATTCACGCGGCGCGCGCGTAAAATAATCGCCGCAACCCAGTTTTTGCGCGACCAGCGCGGCGATGTCAAAATCGGAACGACACTCGCCGGGCGGCGGCACAATGGCGGGTTGATATTGAATGTACGGCGTCGGTCCCTTGACCATATCCTCGCGTTCGAAAAACATCGCCGCCGGTAACACATAGTCCGACCAACGCGCGGTCTCGGTCATAAAATGATCGGCGGTCACGATCAAATCCAAGCGCGGCAAAACTTCATTGAGCAAGTGCGCGTGATTGGGCCATTGATTGAGCCAGTTGCCGAACGCAACCCAGACCGCTTTGATCGGATAGGGTCGCCCGCTTATGATTTGTTCGGAGAGCATCACTGGATTGATCGGATGATGTGTTTTGCCGTCGGGAGAGTTGAAATTGTGATTGAACATCACGCCGTCCGTAAATCCATCCACGCCCGCACCGCCGCCGGGAATTCCCAGGTTGCCGGTCAACGCGGCGAGCGTCGCCATCAAGCGACCGAACGTCGCGCCGTGATGCCAGCGGTCAATCCCGTACAGCGTAAAAATGCGCGCCGGTCGCGTCGTCGCAAAATCGCGCGCAAGTGCGAAAATGTGATCGGGCGCGATGCCGGTTTTCTCGGCGACAAATGCCGGCGTGTACGGCTGGAGCATTTCGCGTAATCGGTCGAACGCTGTGCGGCACGCGATGCCGGCGATGTCGTACCGACCAGCCAGCGCGGGCGCGCTGGCTTGGTGAGGCGCAACGACGCGACCTTGTTGCGCATCCCACACGAGATAGGATTCGTCGTCGGATTGCAAATCGGACGCGCGCAGAAAACGCCCATTGTCCTCGCGCACAAGCAGAGGCGCGACGGTGTGTCGCAAAACAAAATCTTGGTTCATCCAATTTTGTTCGATGATGAGTCGCGCCAATGCGAGCGCGAGATACAAATCAGTGCCCGGTCTGATCGGTAGCCACGCGTCCGATTTGCTCGCGGTGATACTGAAGCGGGGATCAATCGTCACAAGACGCGCGCCCGCGCGTTTGGCATCGAGGAAAGAATTCCACCAGTTCATCCGGCTCTGGGCTGGGTCGCCGCCCCAAATCAAAATCAATTTCGAATTCGGGAGGTCGGTGAAATCATTCGCCGTGTAACCCGCGCCGCTACCCAGCGCGTCTTCGATGCCGCTGGGCACCGCGCTATCCACGCCGTACATCGCCGGACTGACCGCTGACGCGCCGAGCGCGCTCGCCAAGCGTGAGTAAACACCGTTCATGCTGTTCAGTGTGCCTAGTTGACCGGAGTATGGAAAGAACATCAAACTCGAATCGCCGTACTGGGTTGCAATCGTGCGCATCTGCGTGGTAATTTCATCTATCGCTTGATCCCAGGAGAGGCGTTGCCATTTGCCGCTGCCGCGCGCGCCGGCGCGTTTAAGCGGATGCAACAAGCGCTGCGGATGCGCGAGCATTTGCGTGTAACTGATGCCCTTGAGACAAATACGGCGATAGCGTTCGTCCGGAAAATCGGCGGGTTCGATTTTGACCACGTGGTTATCGCGCACGGTCACGTTCAATCCGCAAAAATGCGAGCCGCAGTTGAGATTGCACGCGGTTCGCGTCGTGCGCGTCGGCGCGATGGTAGACACGGTTTTCGATGTGAGGGTTAGCCCGCGCAAAAATGTTTGCTTTTCAGCCGCGTCCGGTTGATCGGCAGAATCCTGGGACGCCATCGTTGGAATCGTCGGCGCGAGTTGTTCGACGATTTGATCGCTGAGTTGCGCGAGACTGAGTTCCGCGCCATCGCGCGTGTACGCCGATTCGCCCAGCGGCGCGCCGTCCTGCGCGATCTGCGCGATCTTGTTCGCGATGCCGTTCGCCAACAGGGCGCGTTTGAGCACCTCCGCCACGGCGGGCGCTAGCTCCGTGGTCAAATCTTCAATGTTCACCACGCCGTTCGCGCCGGTGCGAATGGCGGCATCGCGATAATCGCGCGTGTCAAAAGGTAACAAGACAATCAACGGCACGGATGGCGCGCTCGATTTCAATTGTCGGAGCAAATCCAACCCAGGTTCGCCAAACGCGAACGGTTCCGCCACCACCACATCGGGTTTCATCTGCGCCTGCAGCATGAGGTCTTGGCGATTTTGGGCGACCAGGATTTCGGCATTCGCGGCAAGCGTTTGCGAAATGGTTTCGCGCAACCAAACGTGGGGAACGCCGAGCAAAATTCGAATAGGTGTTTTTGAATTCATGATGACTCCCAAACATACCAAACGCGCACGCTCATTCTAAAACAACGAGCGACTCCTGTCAGTCAGGAGTCGCCCGATAGAATTTGTGGTAGTTTGTACGGACAGCGCTCAGTCGAGCAATTTGTGGTGCAACGCATACTCGACCAATTCGGAACGATGCGCCAAGCCCAATTTTTGCATGATGCGTTCGCGATATGTCTCGACGGTCCGCGGCGACAGCGCGAGTTGATCGCCGATTTCGCGGCTCGTGTACCCCTTTGCCGTCAACACAAGAACTTGGCGTTCGCGTTCTGAAAGTGGATCGCGATCGGGCTTGGGCGATTGATGGTCGCGCACCATCGCGGCAACACCTTCGGGTTGTAGAAACGATTCGCCGCGTGCGACCGCGCGAATCGCCGCGACGACATCGCGGTCAGCCGCCGATTTGCGAACATACCCGGCGCCGCCGGCTTGTAGAAATGGCACGAGGTACGCATCCTCGTCGTGCATCGTCAGCGCGAGCACGTGCGCATTGGGTAAAGTTGCGTGAATGCGTCGCGTCGCTTCGACGCCGTCGAAATCCGGCAGAGTAATATCCATCACGACCACATCCGGTTGCAGATCGAGTGTTTGTCGAACGGCGCGCGCGCCATCTGCCGCTTCACCTACAACTACCATGTCGGATTGTTTTTCGAGCAACAGCCGCACACCGGTGCGCACGACCGCGTGATCATCCACAAGCAAAACGCGAATCGGCGCGGTCATTTCGATTCTCCCAACGGCAACTCGATCAAGATGCGGGTCCCGGCATCGGGTGCGGAATCTACTTGCAAGCGTCCGCCCACAAGCGCCACGCGTTCGCGCATGCCTTCCAAGCCCATACCGTTTCGATGGTCAATTCCAGGATTCATCCCTTTGCCATCGTCTTCAATCGTGAGCCAAACGGCGCGCGCGCCTTGTTCCAAGGTGACACTCGCATGATGCGCCTGCGCGTGGCGCACGATATTCGTCAGTCCTTCCTGCACCGCGCGATACAAAATAATTTCGTGGTCGGTTGGCAAGCGGTCTATGGTAGGGCTAGGAGTGAAAACGATCTCGATGCCGCTTCGTTTGCACCATTCTTGAACGTACCCGCGAATCGCCGGCACCAAGCCCAGGTCGTCGAGCGCGGTTGGACGCAAATCCATGGCAAGTCGCCGTACCTCTTCGAGCGTTTCGCCGGTGAGATAGCGCAGACCATTGATTCGATCGTGAATCAATTCGAGGTCGGTTTCGGTTTGCAATGCTTTCAAGCGCAGCAAGATCGAGGTGAGCGATTGCCCGGTCTCATCATGCAATTCGCGCGCGAGGCGTTTGCGTTCCGCTTCCTGCGCGGAGAGGGCATGGTGCAAGAGGTGTTCAAGGCGTTCGCGCTTGGCTTGCACGTCCGCGAGCAAGCGCAGGTTCTCCTGATTCAACTCCGCCATTTCGCGTTGTTGGCGCAGCAAAGCCAGGTTCGTTTCGCGCAGACTATTCACCATCGTGTTGAATTCAGATTGCACCTCGCCGATTTCATCGCGCGCCCAAATCGGAATTTGGACGGTGAGGTCGCCGGCTTTGACGCGTCCCATCGCGCGCACAATATTTTGGAGTGGATGAACGAGGATTCGCGTAAAAATGACCGCCAGCCCCAAGCCCAGTAAAGCGACGCCGACAAAAACGGTCGCGGCTTGCTCAGTTAAAGCAATAAAGATTTGAGCTTGAATGGACTGCGCGCCGTGTATCTGGAGCAGTACGCCGAGACGCTCGCGGATGAACAATGCTCCACCAATGCCGCCAACCAAAAGCGGCAACACAATCAGCCCGATTACTTTGAGAGCAACCGGCGTCGCGCCAATCCATTGCCAGAAGATACCTATCCGTTCCTCCACGCGCGTCAAGATTGATTGATGCAATTTCATGCTCACAGTCCCGTTCCGATTCGGAAGACCACAACCCCGAACGTTCTTCAACACCTTCGCCAAAATCATAAATTGATCCGCGAATAACGCGAATCACGCGAATTTTCGAGACTGTAGCATGCCCGCCGGTAAAATGGCAATTGAAATTGCCCCGCGTGAGCCGTTGGCTGGTCGCCCGCCTACGCGGGCGAATTTCGCGTCCACGTAGGTGGACGCCCGGCGGAACGCCCACCAAAGGCGATTTCAATCGCCCCTGTCGGTCGCCTTGCTACACTGTCGAATAAAAAACACAATTAGCGAAGATGCGCGAGATTCGCGGATGAAGGAATACATCGGCGAAGGTATTGTTCTTACCAATGGATTATAAGCGTTCACCCAAATTTAGGCAAAGGTCATTCGGGGTGTGGGTGTGCGTCAAATTTTTGGGTGGTGAAAAAATCTTGCGAAGGTTGAACGGCAATCCTATTTGTTTTGCCGTCAAAACCTTCGCAAGGTTGAGTGTTCCAAAATTTTGACAGACACCCTCGGGGTGTGGTCGGGACAAGCCGCCCTCATTGCATGGTCGGGCGAATGCCACATTACTCAAATCCATTTCCGCAAGCGCGGATCGAGAAAATCGCGGAGCGTATCACCAAAGGTGTTGATCGCAAGCACGATACCGGCGATCAAGAGCGAGGGCCACAACACATACAGCGGCGATTGGTACATGTAATTGCGCGCCGCTCCGATGATCAACCCCCAGGACGGCGTCGGCGGGACGACGCCCAGACCCAGGAAACTCAGACCTGATTCGAGCAGGATCGTCGCGGCGGCAGTGAGACTGGCTTGCACGATCAGCGGCGAGAGAATGTTCGGCAAGATGTGTCGCCAGATCAAGCCGCGATTGTCCACGCCGACTGCCATCGCGACGGTGACGTACTCCATCGCCTTCACTTGCATCGTCGAAGCGTAAGCAAGCCGCGCGAACGTCGTCGAGTACAGAATGCCGATCACAATAACCAGGTTGGTGACACCGGGTCCCAGCAAGCCGACGACGACCATCGCGAGCAGAATCGGTGGAAAGCAAAGGAGCGCGTCCACGAGCCGCATCAAAATCTGTTCGATCCATCCGCGAAAGAATCCGGCGATGACGCCCAGGAACACGCCGATCACCATTGCCAACGTCGTCGCACCGACCGCGACGATGAGCGACGGTTGCGCGCCGTAAATCAAACGACTGAGCACATCGCGCCCGAACTCATCCGTGCCGAGCGGATTTTGTGGAGAAGGTGATTGTAAAACGCGAAGCGGATCAATCTTGAGCGGATCGTAGCGCGCGAGCACGGGCGCGAAAATCGCGACGAGCACAATCGCGAGAATGATCGCGCCGCTGACGAGCAACCAAAAGTAGCGTTGAATTTTTCGCCGCATTGCGACTGCACCTACGAGTAACGCACGCGCGGATCGAGCACGCCGTACAGCATATCCACGATCATGTTGAAGATGATAAACAAACTTGCCGAGGTCAGAATCACGCCTTGCACGATGGGATAATCGCGCCGACCCAACGCGGTGACGAGCAACGTCGAAAGTCCGGGCCAATTGAAAATGTACTCGACCAGCACCGAGCCGCCGATGAGTGTGCCCATTTGCAAACCGATGACCGTCACGATTGGAATGAGTGCGTTGCTCAACATGTGCCGCGTCACGACGACGCGCTCGTGCAGACCTTTGGCGCGCGCGGTGCGAACGTAATCCTGCTGAAAGACTTCGAGCATACTCGAACGCGTCATGCGCGTGATGATCGCCATCGGTCCAAGCGCGAGCGTGATCGCGGGCAAGGTCAAACGGCGCAGATGTTCGGTCCAACTATCGGTGATCGGCGCGTAGCCGGCAATCGGCAACCAACGCCAGGTGACGCCGAATAAAAGCACGAGCAACGTGCCAACAACATAGACCGGCGAGGAAATGCCAAGCGCGCCGAGGATCGAAAGCACGCGATCGGTGGGACGATTCCAACGTAACGCCGCGAAAATTCCCAGGGGTATGCCGATCAAGGTTGCCAGGATCATCGCGACGGTTACGAGTTCTAGTGTGCGCGGCAGGCGTTCCGCAATCGTGTCCCACACCGGCGAGCCGTCCACGAGCGACAAACCCAGGTCGCGTTGAATCAGTCCACCGAGCCAGCGCACGTACTGCACCGGCAGGGGTTGATCTAAACCCAGTTTCACGCGCACCGCTTCCACAACTTTAGGATCGGGCGTGCGTTCCGAACCCAGGATGATCATGACCGGATCGCCGGGGAGGAGATGCACCAAACTAAAGACAATGGTCTCGACGAGCAAGACCAACAGCAGAGAGATGAGTACGCGACGGATCAGAAATCGGCTCAAGGAGGTGACTCCGACCTCACACCCTACCCCCGTCCCCTCCCCCCTCTCCTCTAGCCACGCCCTTAAGGACGTGGCGAGAGGAGAGGGGGGAGGGGTGCCGAAGGCGGGGAGGGGGGTGAGGCAATCAGACTCTCGCGACGCGCGCTTGCCGCGTTTTGTCTTCGTCAATCGCGGTGCCGTTGTCTTTCAACACGACGCCGTACAGTTCGAGTGCGGCGCGCGCGGTGATCTTGCCTTCGATTATATCATGCAATACAGCGTGCGGATCACGCAACTTTGCCGCGCCATAGCCACCCGCCGCCGGTGTGCGAACGCTAATCAGGTCTTCGCCTTTGAGCGCGACATCCGAAACCTTGGAACTCAGTTTTGCTTCCGAGCCATCGGTGCGTTGCAGCAAAAATTCCCCGACCGCGCCTTCGCCCGCGCCATCAAGACCCCAGGGCGCCATGCGTTGCCGATCCGCCAAACCGGAAAACGTGACGCCATCGTGCAGCGCGCGAATGTCGCGCTGAATGCCCAGCCCGCCGCGATATTTTCCCGCGCCGCCAGAATCGGTGCGCAACGCGTACCGCTCGACGAGCAACGGATACTCGCGTTCGAGCGCCTCAATTGGCAGGTTCGACGTGTTCGTCATGTGAACTTGCACGCCGCTCAAGCCATCACCGGCGGAATGCGCGCCTTGACCGCCCGCAATCGTTTCGAGATAAACGTAGAACAGTCCGGTTTCCGGATGAATCCCGGAAAAGGTCGCGGTTGTTACACTGCTGTTGCTCGCCGCGATCACGCGGTCGGGCGCGGCTTTGGACATCGCGCCAAAAAATGTGTCCGCGATGCGCTGGCACGTATCAATGCGTTCGCCGACTGGCGCGGGCGCGCGGCAATTGACGATGCTTCCTTCCGGCGCGATCAAACGCAACGGACGATAGATGCCGTGATTCGATGGAATCGTCGGACCAACGAGTGCTTTGAAGCAATAAAACACCGTTGCCCAGGTTCCGTTGAGCGTCACGTTGATCGGTCCCGCGACCTGCGCGCTCGACCCGGTGAAATCCACTTCCGCATGATCGCCGTCAATCGTGACCTTGAGCGAAATTGGCACGGGCACACCCAGGTTGATGCCGTCGTCGTCCATGTAATCGGTGAACGAGTATGTGCCGGACGGCAGTGTCTGGATGCTCGCGCGCATCATCGCTTCGGCGTGATGGAGCAACGCGGCGACGGCTTGATTGTAGCGTTCGACGTCGTAATGCGCGACGACTTCGGAGAGGCGACGAATGCCCACGCGATTCGCGGCGATTTGCGCGCCCAGGTCGCCTTCGCGTTCCGCCGGCGTGCGACTGTTGAGCATCACAAATTCGATGGTCTCGTGAAGCACTTGATCGTTGCGGCAAATCGGTACGAGCGGAATGCGCAAACCTTCTTGGAAAATACTCGTCGCATCGCCCGACGTGCTACCCGGTACTTTGCCACCCAGGTCAGCGTGGTGCGCGATGTTCGCGACAAAGCCGATCAATTTATTCTCGACAAACACCGGCGCGACCATCGTAATGTCGGGCAAGTGCGTGCCGCCGCCCGAGTACGGATCGTTCGTCACAAACATATCGCCGGGGCGCAGTTGGTCGGCGGAATATTTTTTCAAGACCGCTTCGACAACACCCAGGAGCGAACCCAGGTGCATCGGCAAACTTTCGGCTTGCGCGATCATTTGTCCGGACGCGTCGAACACGGCAGTCGAACAATCGCGGCGTTCCTTGATGTTCGTCGAGTACGACGTGCGAATCAACGCGGCGGTGATTTCTTCGCTGACCGCGAGCAAACGATTGCTCAATACTTCGAGCGTTACGGGATCCATCGGCGAATTACTCAAAGAGGTCATTCTTCACTCCAAAAATTCTTTGAACCGCGAAGGCGCAAAGAACGCAAAGTGTTTTTATTTTTTCTCTTGGCGTTCTTTGCGTCTTCGCGGTTGATGTTTTCATTTCACATCAATCATCAAGTTGCCGTATTCATCCACGCGCAACGGCATTTGCGGCGGCAGCACCGTCGTCGCGTCCATCTGCTCGATGATCGCAGGACCGCTAAGGCAATCGCCTGCGCGCAAATCATCGCGCTGATACAATGGCGTTGGCGCATAACCACCGGCTTCTTCGAAAAAGACCTCGCGCTGTCCGAATGGTGTCGGCTGATTGCCGTTGCGCGGTGGACAAACTGGGATCGGCGCTTTGGGCAATTCGCCCACCGCAGTCAACCGAAAATTCACAAATTCGACCGGCGCTTGCGGACGGGCGTAACCGTACAAACGTTTGTGCTCTGCGTGAAATTTCTCCGCGAGTCCAGCAATCCCGGCTTGCGTCAAATCCTGGTCTTGAACCGGAATCGGCAGTTCGAAATTCTGACGCTGATAACGCGCTTCGATCCAACGCGTCAAACGGCGTTTTGCTTCGGGAACATTTTCCTTGTCGAGCGCGCGGCGACCATCGGCGACGAGTTCGTCGAAGATGCGAACAATCTTGGGCAACGATTCGGGATTCGGTTTGAGTGGGAGACTGCGGACGAAATCCACGCGAATGTCGGTGACGAGCAAGCCGAGCGAGCAAAGTGTCCCCGGCGCTGGCGGCACGAGCACGCGCGGAATACCCAGTTCCTGCGCGAGCGCAATTGCATGCACCGGACCCGCGCCACCGAACGCGACCATCGTAAACTCGCGCGGGTCGTAGCCGCGCTCGACGGAGACCAGGCGCATCGCGCGCACCATGTTCGCGTTCACCACATCAATCATCCCACTCGCCGCGTCAAGCACCGACAGTCGCGTCGGTTGTGCGATGTGGGTAAGAATCGCGCTCTCTGCATTTTCAGTTTTGAGCGCCATGCGTCCACCCAGGATGCGTTGCGGATTCATTCGTCCCAGCACGACATTCGCATCGGTCACGGTCGGGAGCGTGCCGCCGAAACCGTAACACGCCGGACCTGGGTTCGCACCTGCGCTCTGCGGACCGACCTTGAGCGCGCCGCCGGCATCGAGCCACGCAATCGAACCGCCGCCCGCGCCAATCGTCACGATGTCGAGCATCGGAATGCGGACGGGCAACCCTTCGACCGTGCGTTCCATCGAGAGCAAAGGTTGCCCGCGATGAATCAAACTAATGTCCGCGCTCGTGCCGCCCATGTCGAGCGTGATCAAATTGTCAAGCCCAACCAGGTGACCGACGTGCGTCGCCGCCATCACGCCCGCACTCGGACCCGACACGGCAGTTCGCACCGGCGAGGCGATGCTCTCCTGCAACGACAAGATGCCGCCGTTCGATTGCGTGATGTACGGGTCTTGACGAATGCCAACCTGGCGCACCGATGTTTGCAAATTGGTCAGGTAGCGGCGCATCACTGGACCCAGGTACGCATTGAGTACGGTCGTACTCAAGCGCGCGAATTCGCGAAATTCGGGAACGACTTGATACGACGCGGTGACGTACGCATCCGGAAACAAATCGCGCACGACGGACAGCGCGGTCTTTTCGTGATCGGGATTGACGAACGAGAACAAGAAACAGATCGCGATGGATTCGACGCCAGCGGAACGCAACTCGGCGACGGATTGTTTCAATGCGTTCACATCAATCGGCATACGCACGTCGCCGTTGTGATACACGCGTTCGGGAATTTCTTTGCGAAGATGACCTGGGACGAGCGGCGCGGGTTTTTCTTTTTGAAGATC contains:
- a CDS encoding ABC transporter permease: MRRKIQRYFWLLVSGAIILAIVLVAIFAPVLARYDPLKIDPLRVLQSPSPQNPLGTDEFGRDVLSRLIYGAQPSLIVAVGATTLAMVIGVFLGVIAGFFRGWIEQILMRLVDALLCFPPILLAMVVVGLLGPGVTNLVIVIGILYSTTFARLAYASTMQVKAMEYVTVAMAVGVDNRGLIWRHILPNILSPLIVQASLTAAATILLESGLSFLGLGVVPPTPSWGLIIGAARNYMYQSPLYVLWPSLLIAGIVLAINTFGDTLRDFLDPRLRKWI
- a CDS encoding hydantoinase/oxoprolinase family protein, yielding MRYMIGVDVGGTFTDLTLVDVAAQRVAIHKVLSTPADPSRAIMTGVTELLAREQVDFNLVDYFGHGTTVATNALIEKKGSKTGLLVTAGFKDLLEIGRQTRPALYDLQKEKPAPLVPGHLRKEIPERVYHNGDVRMPIDVNALKQSVAELRSAGVESIAICFLFSFVNPDHEKTALSVVRDLFPDAYVTASYQVVPEFREFARLSTTVLNAYLGPVMRRYLTNLQTSVRQVGIRQDPYITQSNGGILSLQESIASPVRTAVSGPSAGVMAATHVGHLVGLDNLITLDMGGTSADISLIHRGQPLLSMERTVEGLPVRIPMLDIVTIGAGGGSIAWLDAGGALKVGPQSAGANPGPACYGFGGTLPTVTDANVVLGRMNPQRILGGRMALKTENAESAILTHIAQPTRLSVLDAASGMIDVVNANMVRAMRLVSVERGYDPREFTMVAFGGAGPVHAIALAQELGIPRVLVPPAPGTLCSLGLLVTDIRVDFVRSLPLKPNPESLPKIVRIFDELVADGRRALDKENVPEAKRRLTRWIEARYQRQNFELPIPVQDQDLTQAGIAGLAEKFHAEHKRLYGYARPQAPVEFVNFRLTAVGELPKAPIPVCPPRNGNQPTPFGQREVFFEEAGGYAPTPLYQRDDLRAGDCLSGPAIIEQMDATTVLPPQMPLRVDEYGNLMIDVK
- a CDS encoding sensor histidine kinase — protein: MKLHQSILTRVEERIGIFWQWIGATPVALKVIGLIVLPLLVGGIGGALFIRERLGVLLQIHGAQSIQAQIFIALTEQAATVFVGVALLGLGLAVIFTRILVHPLQNIVRAMGRVKAGDLTVQIPIWARDEIGEVQSEFNTMVNSLRETNLALLRQQREMAELNQENLRLLADVQAKRERLEHLLHHALSAQEAERKRLARELHDETGQSLTSILLRLKALQTETDLELIHDRINGLRYLTGETLEEVRRLAMDLRPTALDDLGLVPAIRGYVQEWCKRSGIEIVFTPSPTIDRLPTDHEIILYRAVQEGLTNIVRHAQAHHASVTLEQGARAVWLTIEDDGKGMNPGIDHRNGMGLEGMRERVALVGGRLQVDSAPDAGTRILIELPLGESK
- a CDS encoding hydantoinase B/oxoprolinase family protein, translating into MDPVTLEVLSNRLLAVSEEITAALIRTSYSTNIKERRDCSTAVFDASGQMIAQAESLPMHLGSLLGVVEAVLKKYSADQLRPGDMFVTNDPYSGGGTHLPDITMVAPVFVENKLIGFVANIAHHADLGGKVPGSTSGDATSIFQEGLRIPLVPICRNDQVLHETIEFVMLNSRTPAEREGDLGAQIAANRVGIRRLSEVVAHYDVERYNQAVAALLHHAEAMMRASIQTLPSGTYSFTDYMDDDGINLGVPVPISLKVTIDGDHAEVDFTGSSAQVAGPINVTLNGTWATVFYCFKALVGPTIPSNHGIYRPLRLIAPEGSIVNCRAPAPVGERIDTCQRIADTFFGAMSKAAPDRVIAASNSSVTTATFSGIHPETGLFYVYLETIAGGQGAHSAGDGLSGVQVHMTNTSNLPIEALEREYPLLVERYALRTDSGGAGKYRGGLGIQRDIRALHDGVTFSGLADRQRMAPWGLDGAGEGAVGEFLLQRTDGSEAKLSSKVSDVALKGEDLISVRTPAAGGYGAAKLRDPHAVLHDIIEGKITARAALELYGVVLKDNGTAIDEDKTRQARVARV
- a CDS encoding ABC transporter permease: MSRFLIRRVLISLLLVLLVETIVFSLVHLLPGDPVMIILGSERTPDPKVVEAVRVKLGLDQPLPVQYVRWLGGLIQRDLGLSLVDGSPVWDTIAERLPRTLELVTVAMILATLIGIPLGIFAALRWNRPTDRVLSILGALGISSPVYVVGTLLVLLFGVTWRWLPIAGYAPITDSWTEHLRRLTLPAITLALGPMAIITRMTRSSMLEVFQQDYVRTARAKGLHERVVVTRHMLSNALIPIVTVIGLQMGTLIGGSVLVEYIFNWPGLSTLLVTALGRRDYPIVQGVILTSASLFIIFNMIVDMLYGVLDPRVRYS